From Crassaminicella indica, one genomic window encodes:
- a CDS encoding lantibiotic dehydratase, with the protein MRYLCHDVFMVRVPSLSLKTFWDFNKTDVNISDYISKNEKIMNFMKESVLLSSKSLYASLNNPPTEKKKVKNYNLGLLKYFIRASTRPTPFGLFAGVGLGEFSDQTDISVNQKEYIKDISVDIGWMDCAIHKFESDINVVSQLKVKFNPICYLWGNRLKNPYFSNHGMLKDYKDCIEQNDIQYTNLIELIKKNTEKFTDFSKIQNIIRETYKDVPDELIDYTLFQLIENEYLITNLRIPAYCDNHLEHVIKVLGNNEYTNKLAEPFKEIKILLNKYNKYQNKLEIIETIYNKMKKIHKSKNYLKINKGLILNENCLSYEIKDKLEHFANCLNNISINATEYSKLDKFKEAFSQKFGLNSEVPLIDIIDKSEFNGLDLIGNIDKTISERERSIKKIIDDKIMLALMNSTEEVNLYNSDFSSIPKKEKKHKSSKSFDMSFYINKKDKDYNIIAGPAVSNKAGSIFQRFYNVFDPQLIAKYNRIYESEIKLTENEYLLVEVREKPVAGRVNNIINSNKNHEYYLAIACTDETVSGEIHINDLCIGLSQERELYIKSISKNKKCKIIMDNMLVSRLNSKIINLLRTISEEYEDDLIDRIFTLYKNEYIYTPRIKFEGIVIHPKSWNFSSENFDMKSLEKFKKSFDKVIHQYKIDDYVCLCEGDHRILVDLKHEEFLDIIYSSVKKNGELNLHETEMFSNPIVEDLDQNNYMAEFVFSFIQHEENKKILLSTIKEDFVENNRMIQNKSQRFSLGDHGWIYMKLYGLGDKENELLTKELPCLLDDLDLEKFFFLRYYENGKHLRLRFKFENENIALNKLHRIKSWIFELQKNRLINRTIFDVYEREVNRYGGLELIEYAEQFFYADSIFVINILNSFDLDNEKDKELLYMVGMISVLKELTHDEFELLEILDEENLRNKYRDEFKKERINYLRIAEYILKGEVEKIDKRLLKIIEVYKKRQLMLFEFKKQLEKQIEKKKTTNIKKEIIFSMNHMYCNRMIGDTAYEGKCLSIIRHSLHDLIEKWKYTKRK; encoded by the coding sequence ATGAGATACTTGTGTCATGATGTTTTTATGGTAAGAGTACCAAGTCTGTCTCTCAAAACATTTTGGGATTTTAATAAAACTGATGTTAATATTTCGGATTATATTTCTAAAAATGAAAAAATAATGAATTTTATGAAAGAAAGTGTATTGTTATCTAGTAAATCTCTGTATGCATCTTTAAACAATCCACCAACAGAAAAGAAGAAAGTTAAAAACTATAATTTAGGACTTTTGAAATATTTTATAAGGGCTTCAACTAGGCCGACTCCTTTTGGATTGTTTGCAGGGGTAGGATTGGGTGAATTTTCAGATCAAACTGATATTAGTGTAAATCAAAAAGAATATATCAAAGATATTAGTGTAGATATAGGATGGATGGATTGTGCAATACATAAATTTGAAAGTGATATTAATGTGGTTTCTCAACTTAAAGTAAAATTTAATCCCATTTGTTATTTATGGGGAAATAGACTTAAAAATCCATATTTTTCTAACCATGGTATGCTCAAAGATTATAAGGATTGTATTGAACAGAATGATATACAATATACGAACCTGATTGAACTTATAAAAAAAAATACAGAAAAATTCACTGATTTTTCAAAAATACAAAATATTATTAGAGAAACATATAAAGATGTTCCAGATGAATTGATTGATTATACATTATTTCAGTTAATAGAAAATGAATATTTGATAACCAACTTAAGAATACCTGCTTATTGTGATAATCACCTAGAACATGTTATCAAAGTATTAGGAAATAATGAATACACTAATAAATTAGCAGAACCATTTAAGGAAATTAAAATATTATTAAATAAATATAACAAATACCAAAACAAATTAGAAATAATAGAGACAATTTATAATAAAATGAAAAAAATTCATAAATCCAAGAATTATTTAAAGATTAATAAAGGTTTAATATTAAATGAAAACTGTCTATCATATGAGATCAAAGATAAATTAGAGCATTTTGCAAATTGCTTAAACAATATCTCTATAAATGCTACTGAATATTCAAAATTAGACAAATTTAAAGAAGCATTTTCTCAAAAATTTGGTTTAAACAGTGAGGTTCCACTAATTGATATTATTGATAAAAGCGAATTTAATGGATTAGATTTAATTGGAAATATTGATAAGACAATAAGCGAAAGGGAAAGATCAATAAAAAAAATTATTGATGATAAAATTATGTTAGCTTTGATGAATAGTACTGAAGAAGTTAATTTATATAATAGTGATTTTTCATCAATACCTAAAAAGGAAAAAAAACATAAGAGTTCAAAATCTTTCGATATGAGCTTTTATATAAATAAAAAGGATAAAGATTACAATATTATTGCTGGTCCTGCTGTTTCAAATAAAGCAGGAAGTATATTTCAAAGATTTTACAATGTTTTCGACCCGCAATTAATAGCAAAGTATAACAGAATATATGAAAGTGAAATTAAATTAACTGAAAATGAATATTTACTTGTAGAAGTAAGAGAAAAACCTGTTGCTGGAAGAGTAAATAACATTATAAATAGTAATAAAAATCATGAATATTACTTAGCTATAGCTTGTACTGATGAAACTGTTTCTGGTGAAATCCATATAAATGATTTGTGTATAGGATTATCACAGGAAAGAGAGTTATACATAAAATCAATAAGCAAAAACAAAAAGTGCAAAATAATTATGGACAATATGTTAGTATCTCGTCTAAATAGTAAGATAATAAATTTGTTAAGAACTATTTCTGAGGAGTATGAAGATGATTTAATAGACAGAATCTTCACTCTTTATAAAAATGAATATATATATACTCCAAGGATTAAATTTGAGGGTATTGTAATACATCCTAAAAGTTGGAATTTTAGTAGTGAGAACTTTGATATGAAAAGTTTAGAAAAGTTCAAAAAAAGCTTTGATAAAGTCATTCACCAATATAAAATTGATGACTATGTATGTTTGTGTGAAGGAGACCATCGAATATTAGTTGATTTAAAACATGAAGAGTTCTTAGATATTATATATTCATCTGTTAAGAAGAATGGTGAATTGAATTTACACGAAACTGAAATGTTTAGCAATCCCATTGTAGAGGATTTAGACCAGAATAATTATATGGCAGAATTTGTTTTTTCATTCATACAACATGAAGAAAATAAAAAAATACTTTTATCGACTATAAAAGAGGATTTTGTAGAAAACAATAGGATGATTCAAAACAAGAGTCAACGTTTTTCTTTAGGAGACCATGGTTGGATTTATATGAAATTATATGGATTAGGAGATAAAGAAAATGAATTATTAACAAAAGAATTACCATGTTTGTTAGATGATCTAGATTTAGAGAAATTCTTTTTTCTTAGATATTATGAGAATGGAAAACATCTACGACTAAGATTTAAATTTGAGAATGAAAATATAGCATTAAATAAATTACATAGAATTAAGTCTTGGATTTTTGAATTGCAAAAAAATCGTTTAATTAATAGAACTATATTTGATGTATACGAAAGAGAAGTGAATAGATATGGTGGATTAGAATTAATAGAATATGCGGAACAATTTTTTTATGCGGATAGCATTTTTGTAATTAATATATTAAATTCATTTGATTTAGATAATGAAAAGGATAAAGAACTGTTATATATGGTTGGTATGATATCGGTATTAAAAGAGCTAACTCATGATGAATTTGAATTGCTTGAAATCTTAGATGAAGAGAATTTGAGAAATAAATATAGAGATGAATTTAAGAAAGAAAGGATAAATTATCTTAGAATCGCAGAATACATATTAAAAGGAGAAGTTGAAAAAATTGATAAAAGATTATTAAAAATAATAGAAGTATATAAAAAAAGACAGCTAATGTTATTTGAATTCAAAAAACAGTTAGAAAAGCAGATTGAAAAGAAAAAAACAACAAATATCAAAAAAGAGATTATATTTTCTATGAATCATATGTATTGCAATCGTATGATTGGTGATACAGCATACGAAGGAAAATGTTTATCAATCATAAGACATTCTTTACATGATTTAATAGAAAAGTGGAAGTATACAAAAAGAAAATAA
- a CDS encoding IS3 family transposase (programmed frameshift) — translation MNNKKFNQDFKKTIVDLYYSGRSVKELSSEYGVSDVTIYKWIKRFSPISTSDGKTTTLNDVAELKKQIARLQEENTILKKGYHHIRQSINDNQLFKVITEQSDKHSIQAMCKILEVSRSSYYNALCHTPSNRELENKELKETIYNIYTQSKRRYGAPKIYHMLLQKGYTVSIKRVQRIMRKLGIYAITVKKYRPYSTKQKVIEYPNLLNRDFQTTALNQKWVTDITYIHTIKDGWCYLASVMDLHSRKIIGYSFDTAMTVNIALQAVKNAYISQNPTDTLVLHSDLGSQYTSMEFGRYLKSKGIQHSFSRKGCPYDNATIESFHSVLKKEEIHHVKYIDFYTAKLAIFEYIESWYNRSRIHGSLKYKTPQQVEDEAKIVC, via the exons ATGAACAATAAAAAATTCAATCAAGATTTTAAAAAGACAATTGTAGATCTTTATTATTCTGGTCGTTCTGTAAAAGAATTAAGCAGCGAATATGGTGTTTCAGATGTCACCATATATAAATGGATTAAAAGATTTTCTCCTATATCTACATCAGATGGAAAAACTACTACATTAAATGATGTAGCAGAATTAAAAAAACAAATTGCACGCCTTCAGGAGGAGAATACTATCTTAAAAAAGG GCTATCACCATATTCGCCAAAGCATAAATGACAATCAATTATTTAAAGTTATTACAGAGCAGTCTGATAAACATTCTATACAAGCTATGTGCAAAATACTAGAAGTTTCTCGTAGCTCTTATTATAATGCACTTTGTCATACACCTTCTAATCGAGAACTTGAAAATAAAGAACTAAAAGAAACAATTTATAACATCTATACTCAATCTAAAAGAAGATATGGTGCTCCTAAAATATATCATATGCTTTTACAAAAAGGATACACAGTTAGCATAAAAAGAGTACAGAGAATAATGCGAAAGCTTGGTATTTATGCTATTACAGTCAAAAAGTATAGACCTTATTCAACAAAACAGAAAGTCATAGAATATCCTAATCTACTTAATCGTGATTTTCAAACCACTGCACTTAATCAAAAATGGGTAACGGATATCACTTATATACATACGATAAAAGATGGATGGTGCTATCTTGCATCTGTTATGGATCTTCATTCTCGTAAAATAATAGGGTATTCATTTGATACTGCTATGACTGTAAATATAGCCTTACAGGCTGTAAAGAATGCTTATATTTCACAAAATCCTACAGATACACTTGTATTGCATTCTGATTTAGGCTCGCAATATACAAGCATGGAATTTGGGAGGTACCTTAAATCTAAGGGGATACAGCATTCCTTTAGTCGTAAAGGGTGTCCTTATGACAATGCTACTATTGAATCATTCCATTCTGTATTAAAAAAAGAAGAAATTCATCATGTAAAATATATAGATTTTTATACCGCTAAATTAGCTATATTTGAATACATTGAAAGTTGGTACAATAGAAGTCGTATTCATGGATCATTAAAATATAAAACCCCTCAACAAGTAGAAGATGAGGCCAAAATTGTATGTTAA
- a CDS encoding transposase, translated as MIVTLNKILDNPFYAICKKLQKVYEKLISKPNTKSVGRPKKYSDLQIIQCLLYKVMNKIYCLRELEWKLTNDIITTKIIGLSDIPDHSTFCIRAKEIEKSQVADC; from the coding sequence ATGATTGTAACACTTAACAAGATACTTGATAACCCCTTTTATGCAATTTGTAAAAAATTACAAAAGGTATATGAAAAATTAATTTCTAAGCCTAATACTAAAAGTGTTGGTAGACCCAAGAAATACTCGGACTTACAAATTATCCAATGTCTTTTGTATAAGGTCATGAATAAAATTTACTGTTTAAGAGAACTTGAGTGGAAATTGACTAATGATATTATAACAACAAAGATAATTGGACTTTCCGATATTCCTGATCATTCTACTTTCTGCATCAGAGCAAAAGAGATTGAAAAATCTCAGGTTGCTGACTGTTAG
- a CDS encoding ATP-binding protein, with the protein MKSDLSYIEFFELLINDEILNRQNNSNKNRIRKAKFPQHKTLEEYNFNYQPTINKRFVYNLSTCEFVRKKENIALIGPPGTGKTHLAIALGLKAITQGYKVVFTTVNEMLEELYMSRADNSFRQKLRYYTSPDLLILDELGLKKLNQNSVDDFYEIPYNPDG; encoded by the coding sequence ATAAAAAGCGATTTGTCATATATTGAATTTTTTGAATTATTAATAAATGATGAAATCTTAAATAGACAAAATAATAGCAATAAAAATAGAATTAGAAAAGCTAAATTTCCACAGCATAAAACATTAGAAGAGTATAATTTTAATTATCAACCTACAATTAATAAAAGGTTTGTGTATAATCTTAGTACTTGTGAATTTGTACGTAAAAAAGAAAATATAGCATTAATAGGCCCTCCGGGCACAGGAAAAACGCATTTAGCAATAGCTCTAGGTCTTAAAGCTATTACACAAGGCTATAAAGTAGTATTTACAACTGTAAATGAAATGCTCGAAGAGCTATATATGTCAAGAGCTGATAATTCATTTAGGCAAAAACTAAGATATTATACAAGCCCAGATTTGCTAATATTGGATGAATTAGGACTTAAAAAACTTAATCAAAATAGTGTTGATGACTTTTATGAAATTCCCTATAACCCTGACGGGTAG
- a CDS encoding sensor histidine kinase produces MNKIKKHFIFIISVALFGELYFHPFNSLLRFSAGIIMLNLIILIDEDSSPLSVSCLSGIGVFLVRIFIRIFFSSMSFIDSVSLHFPSIIYYIAYGLFMLATNIRKQKNQFITSIIVLAFADIISNIFEILARSQQITPHLIQMTILVGIARSIIAYFIYLLYKKQELFLLTREHQRRYSQLNILISDIQAEMFYLKKSTHDIEEVMRKSYQLYEDYKHDKTLKEKTLDIAREIHEIKKDYYRVLNGFENFLKTFEKNGTMMLSDMLIIIRENTQRYLAENNKSISMHFDFKDDFELKKYYHLFTVLNNLILNAIDACKDHGNIHIQQDSDTSNIIFYVRDNGEGIAEDILPLIFNPGFTMKYDKKTGKPSTGIGLSHVKHIIEEFKGTIEVNSLINKGTTFKVIIPKNSLIGW; encoded by the coding sequence ATGAATAAAATCAAAAAGCACTTCATTTTTATAATATCAGTAGCTTTATTTGGAGAATTATATTTTCATCCCTTTAATAGTTTACTTAGATTTTCAGCAGGAATTATTATGTTAAATTTAATTATTCTCATTGATGAAGATTCCTCCCCATTATCCGTTTCCTGTTTATCTGGCATCGGTGTATTTTTAGTCAGGATCTTTATTCGCATATTCTTTTCTTCTATGTCTTTTATAGATAGTGTATCGTTACACTTTCCATCAATAATTTACTACATTGCATACGGATTATTTATGCTAGCTACAAATATTAGAAAACAAAAAAATCAATTCATTACTTCTATTATTGTTTTGGCTTTTGCTGATATAATTAGTAATATATTTGAAATTCTAGCAAGGAGCCAACAAATTACTCCTCATCTAATCCAGATGACAATCTTAGTTGGAATCGCTCGAAGTATCATTGCCTATTTTATTTATTTGCTCTATAAAAAACAGGAATTATTTTTACTAACACGTGAACATCAAAGACGATACAGTCAATTGAATATATTAATTTCTGATATTCAAGCAGAGATGTTCTACTTAAAAAAATCTACCCATGATATTGAAGAAGTCATGCGAAAAAGCTATCAACTATATGAAGACTATAAGCATGATAAAACTTTAAAAGAAAAAACCTTAGATATTGCTCGCGAAATACATGAGATTAAAAAAGACTACTATAGAGTGTTAAATGGATTTGAGAATTTCCTAAAAACATTTGAAAAAAATGGTACAATGATGTTATCTGATATGCTTATAATTATAAGAGAAAATACACAAAGATATCTTGCAGAAAATAATAAATCTATTTCTATGCATTTTGACTTCAAAGATGATTTCGAGCTAAAAAAATACTATCATCTATTTACTGTCTTAAACAACCTCATTCTCAATGCTATTGATGCTTGTAAAGATCATGGAAACATTCATATCCAACAAGACAGTGATACAAGCAATATTATTTTTTATGTAAGGGATAATGGTGAAGGAATTGCTGAAGATATACTTCCACTAATATTTAATCCTGGGTTTACAATGAAATATGATAAAAAAACAGGTAAACCTTCTACAGGTATAGGACTCTCTCATGTGAAACATATTATTGAGGAATTTAAAGGTACTATTGAAGTAAATTCTCTTATCAATAAAGGAACTACATTTAAGGTCATTATACCAAAAAATTCATTGATTGGGTGGTAA
- a CDS encoding response regulator, whose protein sequence is MLNTFLIIDDDINIRKMLKHLIIKNNLGKVLEELDNGEYAAEEILFYNPDIVLIDFLLPIKDGIEIIESAKALGYNGKFIMISQVEDYDMIGKAYENGIVFFIHKPINMIEALNIIKGVCHNIELEKSVALIKNAVFNIEKSSYITDKPSINNQMINIFTDIGIISESGSNDLINVIEKVLIFKRKNFSSNYQLQDIYRKIAEEENAIKNTHINARTIEQRIRRTILKALENVAVLGNDDYYNNKFIEYSTILFDFKQVKQEIKHINNSKEDRGKINIKKFIEGIISKLNF, encoded by the coding sequence ATGTTAAATACTTTTTTAATTATTGATGATGATATTAATATTCGAAAAATGCTAAAGCATTTAATCATAAAAAATAATTTAGGAAAAGTTTTAGAAGAATTAGACAATGGAGAATATGCCGCAGAAGAAATTCTTTTTTATAATCCAGATATTGTACTTATTGATTTTTTATTGCCTATAAAAGATGGTATTGAAATTATTGAATCTGCAAAAGCTCTTGGCTATAATGGAAAATTTATCATGATCTCTCAAGTAGAAGATTATGATATGATTGGAAAAGCATATGAAAATGGTATTGTTTTTTTCATTCACAAACCTATAAATATGATAGAGGCTCTTAATATTATAAAAGGAGTATGTCATAATATTGAACTTGAAAAATCTGTTGCACTGATTAAAAATGCCGTCTTTAATATTGAAAAGTCATCATATATTACAGATAAACCAAGTATTAACAACCAAATGATCAATATTTTTACAGATATTGGTATAATAAGTGAATCTGGCAGTAATGATTTGATCAATGTTATTGAAAAGGTTCTAATATTCAAAAGAAAAAATTTTTCCTCCAATTATCAATTACAAGATATTTATAGAAAAATTGCAGAGGAAGAAAATGCTATAAAAAATACTCATATTAACGCAAGAACAATCGAACAAAGAATTAGAAGAACAATTCTTAAAGCATTAGAAAATGTCGCAGTACTTGGAAATGACGATTATTATAATAACAAATTTATTGAATACAGCACTATTTTATTCGATTTTAAACAAGTAAAACAAGAAATAAAGCATATAAATAATTCTAAAGAAGATAGAGGTAAAATCAACATCAAAAAATTTATAGAAGGAATCATTTCTAAACTGAATTTTTAG
- the gltS gene encoding sodium/glutamate symporter → MILQLDMIQALALAVVVLLVGQFIRKKVSFLEKFCIPAPVIGGLIFAILALILRQTGIIEFEMDGTLKKVLMTAFFTTVGFTASLRLLKKGGLKVVLFLIIAIILVSLQNVIGVSLAKVFHLDTLIGLSTGSVPMTGGHGTSGAFAPLFEEKGAIGATTVAMASATFGLIVGSMLGGPIAKRLIEKHNLLDKNKTLASKEVATTKENEIKELIPSNFALAAFQIIIAMGIGTIISSLIQKTGATFPPYIGAMFAAAIIRNISDFTNAYKTPSTEIDILGNISLSLFLSMALMGLKLWQLADLAVPLFVMLIAQTILMGLFAYFVTFNVMGRDYQAAVLAGGHCGFGMGATPNAIANMEAISSKYGPAPVAFFIIPLVGSLFIDFFNVGIITAFMNIFH, encoded by the coding sequence ATGATATTACAACTAGACATGATTCAAGCATTAGCTCTTGCAGTAGTAGTTTTATTAGTAGGTCAGTTTATCAGAAAAAAAGTGAGCTTTTTAGAAAAGTTCTGTATTCCAGCACCTGTTATAGGTGGATTGATCTTTGCAATACTTGCTTTAATATTAAGACAAACTGGTATTATAGAATTTGAAATGGATGGAACGCTAAAAAAAGTACTAATGACTGCATTCTTTACAACTGTTGGTTTTACTGCCAGCCTTAGATTATTGAAAAAAGGTGGACTTAAAGTTGTTTTATTCCTTATTATTGCAATAATTCTTGTATCCCTTCAAAATGTTATTGGTGTTAGTTTGGCAAAGGTTTTCCATTTAGATACATTAATCGGTCTTTCAACAGGTTCTGTTCCTATGACTGGTGGACATGGAACAAGTGGAGCTTTCGCACCTCTATTTGAAGAAAAAGGTGCTATTGGTGCTACTACAGTAGCAATGGCTTCTGCAACATTTGGTCTAATTGTAGGAAGTATGTTAGGTGGTCCAATCGCAAAAAGATTGATCGAAAAGCATAATCTTTTAGATAAAAATAAAACATTAGCTTCAAAAGAAGTTGCAACAACAAAAGAAAATGAAATAAAAGAATTAATTCCTAGTAACTTCGCACTAGCTGCATTTCAAATTATCATTGCTATGGGAATTGGAACAATCATTTCATCTTTAATTCAAAAAACAGGTGCAACTTTCCCACCTTATATAGGAGCAATGTTTGCTGCAGCTATTATAAGAAATATATCTGATTTTACAAATGCTTATAAAACACCAAGTACTGAAATTGATATATTAGGAAATATTTCATTATCTCTTTTCTTATCAATGGCATTAATGGGATTAAAATTATGGCAGCTTGCTGATTTAGCAGTTCCTCTATTCGTAATGTTAATTGCACAAACAATACTTATGGGATTATTTGCATATTTTGTAACCTTCAATGTAATGGGAAGAGATTATCAAGCAGCAGTTTTAGCTGGTGGTCACTGTGGCTTTGGTATGGGTGCTACTCCAAATGCTATTGCAAATATGGAAGCTATTTCAAGCAAATATGGTCCAGCTCCAGTAGCATTCTTCATAATCCCATTAGTAGGAAGCTTATTTATAGACTTCTTCAATGTTGGTATTATTACAGCTTTCATGAATATATTCCATTAA